The following is a genomic window from Syntrophorhabdaceae bacterium.
GTTTTCCCAGGGTGTCCGGGTTCACCCAGATGCGCATCGCATAATCCCCTGCGCCAAAAAGGTTGACCTGGGCCACCCCCGGCGTCCGCAGTAATCGGTCGATAATATTGATATTTGCATAATTGCCGAGAAACGTTGAATCGTACGTTCCTTTCGGCGAGTAAAGCCCCAGGATCATGAGAGGCGATGACCTCGACTTCTGGATATTTACTCCGTAATTGCGCACATCGATGGGGAGTTGGGACTGAGAGAGGGCCTGGCGTATCTGAGTAAAGATCAGGTCCGTATTCGGGTCCGTCTTCACGTCGAAGTTCACGAAGACACGCATGCTTCCATTACTGGCATTCACCGAATACATGTAGTTCATGTTATCGACGCCGCTCAGTTTCTGCTCCATGGGCGTGGCGACCGACTGTTCCACCGTCTCCGCGTCCGCGCCCGTATAGGTCGTCCAGATCTGTACTTCAGGGGGAACGATCTCGGGAAACTGCGCCACCGGCAGCTGGAACATGGCCACCAGCCCGAGGATTACGAACATGATGGAGATCACCATGGCAACAATAGGGCGGTTTATGAAGAACTTTGACATTCAGGCTACCTCCTCCGCTATCCCTTTTGAGGCCGGGCATGGGAGGGCGACCCCTGTTTCGGTTCACCTGCGGCGGGCGTCCCGGGGGTCTTTTTCTGACCGCTATCAGGGCGGCTGCCAAAAGGCTCCACCGTCACCACTGTCCCTTCTTTTACCTTTTGGATCCCTTCGGCAACAACCCGTTCGCCGGGTTTGAGGCCTTTCTCTATAATCCAAAGGTCCTCTACACGCTGCGCTACCTTCACGGGTCGTATGGTGATCTTATTTTCGGGGGTCACCACCGCGACCTGATATCCTCCCTGGAGCTCCGTCACCGCCCGCTGGGGCACGAGGAGCGCCCCGTTTCTTGTCGCCGTTTCGGCGATTATACGGGCAAACTGTCCGGGGCGGACCACATTACCGGGATTGGGGAAGAGGGCGGCCACTTTGATGGTGCCGGTCCTCACGTCCACCTGGCGGTCGGCAAAGGCGAAACTCCCCGTATGGGGATGAACGCGGCCGTCTGCAAGAATCATCCGGAGGGGCAGCTTCTGACCCGATCCGCCGTACCGGATATATTCAAGGTACTCGGGCTCACTCATGGAAACGTAGACTTTTACCGGATCGACGGTAGAAACGGTGGTGAGCTCCTCTATGGAGCCGGTGCCTACCAGGTTGCCGAGCTGAGCCTTGGCAATACCGGCTATACCGGCGATAGGTGACGTGATTTTCGTGAAGCCGAGGTCGACCTCTGCGCGCTCAACTACTGCCTGGGCCTCCACTACCGCGGCCTTTGCCGCCTCTTCGGTGCCGACTGCGTCATCGAGGTCTTTAAGGCTTATAGCTTTCAATTTTGTCAGGGGTTTTATGCGCTCCAGATTGGCCCGCGCAATCTCCCATCGGGCCTTCTGCTGTCCGAGCTGCCCTTTAGCCCGATCCAGTGCCGCCTGGAACGTGCGCGCATCGATCTTGAAGAGGACCTGCCCTTTTTTGACGAAATCTCCTTCCTTATAATCCTGCTCCACCAGATACCCCTGTACCTGAGCGCGTATGATCGCATTGACCATCCCGTCGGTGGAGGCAGTCCATTCCGAATAGATGGGTACATTCTTCACTATGACTTCCGTCACCGCGACGATGGGCGGCTGCAGGCTCTCCTTGGTATGGCTCTTTTTGCAGCCGGTGATTGAAAGGACAGTCAGGAACATGATGAGTACAACTACGCAAAAACTACCGGTCCCCTTTTGTCTCCAGGCCATCCACTTCCTCCTTAATCTCTGCTCGGGCTTTCAATGCACGTGAATTGTTCGTAAGATATTACCATAACAACAATTACCATAACAACAAAAATGGCGACAGAAAAAAGATGTTGAAGGCAACTCTCTTCAAAGAATAAAGAGGTCTTCCGAATGCTGAAGGGTCTTGGTTTCCCGGTCAGTAATTTGAGATAAGGCAGCGCTCGTTCGA
Proteins encoded in this region:
- a CDS encoding efflux RND transporter periplasmic adaptor subunit, whose protein sequence is MAWRQKGTGSFCVVVLIMFLTVLSITGCKKSHTKESLQPPIVAVTEVIVKNVPIYSEWTASTDGMVNAIIRAQVQGYLVEQDYKEGDFVKKGQVLFKIDARTFQAALDRAKGQLGQQKARWEIARANLERIKPLTKLKAISLKDLDDAVGTEEAAKAAVVEAQAVVERAEVDLGFTKITSPIAGIAGIAKAQLGNLVGTGSIEELTTVSTVDPVKVYVSMSEPEYLEYIRYGGSGQKLPLRMILADGRVHPHTGSFAFADRQVDVRTGTIKVAALFPNPGNVVRPGQFARIIAETATRNGALLVPQRAVTELQGGYQVAVVTPENKITIRPVKVAQRVEDLWIIEKGLKPGERVVAEGIQKVKEGTVVTVEPFGSRPDSGQKKTPGTPAAGEPKQGSPSHARPQKG